In Gadus morhua chromosome 2, gadMor3.0, whole genome shotgun sequence, a single window of DNA contains:
- the LOC115531939 gene encoding histone H2A-like, whose amino-acid sequence MSGRGKTGGKARAKAKTRSSRAGLQFPVGRVHRLLRKGNYAHRIGAGAPVYMAAVLEYLTAEILELAGNAARDNKKSRIIPRHLQLAVRNDEELNKLLGGVTIAQGGVLPNIQAVLLPKKTEKPTKK is encoded by the coding sequence ATGTCTGGAAGAGGTAAAACCGGAGGCAAAGCCAGGGCGAAGGCCAAGACCCGCTCATCCCGTGCCGGACTCCAGTTCCCCGTCGGCCGTGTGCACAGACTCCTCCGTAAGGGAAACTATGCTCACCGCATTGGTGCCGGAGCGCCCGTCTACATGGCGGCGGTTCTCGAGTATTTGACCGCTGAAATCCTGGAGTTGGCTGGAAACGCGGCCCGCGACAACAAGAAGTCCCGCATCATCCCCCGCCATCTGCAGCTGGCCGTCCGCAACGACGAGGAGCTCAACAAACTCCTAGGCGGAGTGACCATCGCTCAAGGCGGAGTGCTGCCCAACATCCAGGCCGTCCTTCTGCCCAAGAAGACCGAGAAGCCCACCAAGAAGTAG